A window from Mesorhizobium sp. WSM2240 encodes these proteins:
- a CDS encoding L,D-transpeptidase: MSNLSRRRLLTLAATGAASAALAACTSTRERAPTAYAQPAAPFQGPQLSLDPAFGDPRLMYAAMVDEGHQIPAVPVEQIDPKYYRQIVPNPTGEAPGTVVVDTGNHFLYVVGSFEQAIRYGVGLGREGFEWAGRGVIEWKQKWPRWFPPNEMIDRQPELEKYRAKQIPGTNEWLGGMPAGVNNPLGARALYIYQDGKDTLFRLHGSPEWASIGKSVSSGCVRLMHQDVIDLYDRVPEGTPIVVTGGLPPVAVAQVQF, encoded by the coding sequence ATGTCGAATCTCAGCCGCCGCAGGCTTCTCACCCTGGCCGCCACGGGCGCCGCTTCCGCCGCGCTCGCCGCTTGCACCAGCACGCGCGAACGCGCCCCGACCGCCTACGCCCAGCCGGCCGCCCCTTTCCAGGGTCCGCAGCTCAGTCTCGATCCCGCCTTCGGCGACCCGCGCCTGATGTATGCCGCCATGGTCGACGAGGGCCATCAGATCCCGGCCGTGCCGGTCGAGCAGATCGACCCGAAATATTACCGGCAGATCGTGCCGAACCCGACCGGCGAGGCGCCTGGTACCGTCGTCGTCGACACCGGCAACCATTTTCTCTATGTCGTGGGTAGTTTCGAGCAGGCAATCCGCTACGGCGTCGGCCTCGGCCGCGAGGGTTTCGAGTGGGCTGGCCGCGGGGTGATCGAGTGGAAGCAGAAATGGCCGCGCTGGTTCCCGCCGAACGAAATGATCGACCGCCAGCCCGAGTTGGAAAAGTACCGCGCGAAGCAGATCCCCGGCACCAATGAGTGGCTAGGCGGCATGCCGGCGGGCGTCAACAACCCGCTCGGCGCGCGCGCTCTCTACATCTACCAGGACGGCAAGGACACGCTGTTTCGCCTGCACGGCTCGCCGGAATGGGCCTCGATCGGCAAGTCCGTGTCCTCGGGCTGCGTGCGGCTCATGCACCAGGACGTCATCGATCTTTACGACCGCGTGCCCGAAGGCACGCCGATCGTCGTCACGGGCGGATTGCCGCCGGTCGCGGTCGCGCAAGTGCAATTCTGA
- a CDS encoding YciI family protein has product MQYAILAYHPEGVVQSWTEEENKARMDKLLKINDRLVAEKHLGPAARLGPTEGAKTLRGPGDGMVIDGPFAETKEQLLGFYVVDYPSIDDALQVARELRRANPTAVYEIRPIMLYLPGAELGGSGEG; this is encoded by the coding sequence ATGCAATACGCGATCCTGGCCTACCATCCCGAGGGCGTGGTCCAATCCTGGACCGAGGAGGAAAACAAAGCGCGGATGGATAAGTTGCTCAAGATCAACGATCGGCTCGTCGCCGAGAAGCATCTCGGCCCCGCCGCGCGGCTCGGGCCAACCGAGGGCGCCAAGACCCTGCGCGGGCCGGGCGACGGCATGGTCATCGACGGCCCTTTCGCCGAAACCAAGGAGCAGCTGTTGGGCTTCTATGTCGTGGACTATCCGTCGATCGACGATGCGCTCCAAGTTGCGCGGGAGCTGCGCCGCGCCAATCCCACTGCCGTCTACGAAATTCGCCCGATTATGCTCTATCTGCCGGGAGCGGAGCTGGGGGGAAGTGGGGAGGGATAG
- a CDS encoding VOC family protein yields the protein MPSNFVWYELMTTDLDAATAFYKTVVDWDSESSDTPQMRYTIVKAGDKPVAGLMTIPEHAAKMGARPAWTGYILVDNVDTATENVKKAGGAVHREPADIPAVGRFSVVADPQGATFVLFKPQGEGQPPAPPMTPGHVGWHELYAAEWKSAFDFYAGQFGWTKTDAMDMGEMGTYQLFATGAGGDAIGGMFNKPADVPAPFWLFYFNVGDIDAAAQRVTGNGGKVLMGPMEVPGGGWVLQATDPQGAMLALVGSRG from the coding sequence ATGCCATCGAATTTCGTCTGGTACGAGTTGATGACCACCGACCTGGACGCTGCGACGGCGTTCTACAAGACTGTGGTCGACTGGGATTCGGAATCCTCCGACACCCCCCAGATGCGCTACACGATCGTGAAGGCCGGCGACAAGCCAGTCGCCGGACTGATGACCATTCCGGAACATGCCGCGAAGATGGGCGCGCGGCCGGCCTGGACCGGCTATATCCTTGTCGACAACGTCGACACCGCGACCGAAAACGTGAAGAAGGCCGGCGGCGCGGTCCATCGCGAGCCCGCCGACATTCCCGCAGTCGGCCGCTTCTCGGTCGTCGCCGACCCGCAGGGCGCGACGTTCGTCCTGTTCAAGCCGCAGGGCGAGGGCCAGCCGCCCGCGCCGCCCATGACGCCCGGCCATGTCGGCTGGCATGAGCTCTACGCGGCCGAGTGGAAAAGCGCCTTCGACTTCTATGCCGGCCAGTTCGGCTGGACCAAGACCGACGCCATGGACATGGGCGAGATGGGAACCTACCAGCTCTTCGCCACCGGCGCAGGCGGCGACGCGATCGGCGGCATGTTCAACAAGCCGGCCGATGTGCCCGCCCCGTTCTGGCTGTTCTATTTCAACGTCGGCGACATCGATGCCGCTGCCCAGCGCGTCACCGGCAATGGCGGCAAGGTGCTGATGGGGCCGATGGAGGTGCCCGGCGGCGGCTGGGTCCTGCAGGCGACCGACCCGCAAGGCGCGATGCTCGCGCTGGTGGGCTCGCGCGGTTGA
- a CDS encoding DUF2200 domain-containing protein, which yields MKQKAAETAGAPAKKHRIYSISFASVYPHYVAKAEKKGRTKAEVDQIIFWLTGYDDAGLQTVLENRTDIETFIAKAPRLNPNCSLIKGLICGVRVEEIEDEVMREIRYLDKLIDELAKGKAMERILRAG from the coding sequence ATGAAGCAGAAAGCCGCTGAGACCGCGGGCGCGCCCGCGAAGAAACACCGCATCTACTCGATCAGTTTCGCGAGCGTTTACCCCCACTACGTGGCGAAGGCGGAAAAGAAGGGGCGCACCAAGGCCGAGGTCGACCAGATCATCTTCTGGCTGACTGGCTATGACGACGCCGGTCTCCAGACCGTCCTGGAAAACCGGACCGACATCGAGACTTTCATCGCGAAGGCTCCACGCCTCAACCCAAACTGCTCGCTGATCAAGGGCCTGATCTGCGGTGTTCGCGTCGAGGAGATCGAAGACGAGGTGATGCGGGAAATCCGCTACCTCGACAAGCTGATCGACGAGCTGGCGAAGGGGAAGGCGATGGAGAGGATCTTGCGAGCGGGGTGA
- a CDS encoding M14 family metallopeptidase — protein sequence MNLIAKVTSSGPQNPLGDILRVPLGIDVWEVKPDHLILRGTEAQLDRLSAMGYQVEQLEDVERHLSAFATAAAAEQYHSAASLEEELRRLAEARPDIAELKEIGRSIEGRPILALRIGERRGGVPKLLFMGCHHAREWIAVEVPFLLAKELVERADEAPIAGWLGSGEIWVAPMVNPDGHEHSRTQARLWRKNRRRNADGSFGVDPNRNYGYMWGTLDIPTSSHVPSDETYVGPRAFSEPETQAVRDLVGCERFAGVITYHSYSQLILWPWGYTDKPIPDLQHREQMVVTAGEMHELIKEVHGKVYVPQPSSELYPTAGDTTDWTYGTYGIPSFTIELRPRTFEEGGFVLPADQIMPTWEENRPAAFRFIEQLLAAPVG from the coding sequence ATGAACCTCATCGCCAAGGTCACGTCTTCGGGGCCGCAGAATCCGCTCGGGGACATTCTACGGGTGCCGCTGGGCATCGACGTCTGGGAGGTCAAGCCGGACCATCTGATCCTGCGTGGAACCGAGGCTCAGCTCGATCGGCTGTCGGCCATGGGCTACCAAGTGGAGCAGCTGGAGGATGTGGAACGGCACCTCAGCGCCTTCGCCACCGCCGCCGCGGCGGAGCAGTATCATTCGGCGGCAAGCCTCGAGGAGGAGCTTCGGCGGCTCGCGGAAGCGAGGCCGGACATCGCCGAGCTGAAGGAGATCGGCCGAAGCATCGAGGGGCGGCCGATCCTTGCGCTGCGGATCGGCGAGCGCCGCGGCGGCGTGCCAAAACTCCTCTTCATGGGCTGCCACCACGCGCGCGAGTGGATCGCGGTCGAGGTGCCCTTCCTGCTCGCCAAGGAACTCGTCGAGCGGGCCGACGAGGCGCCGATCGCCGGCTGGCTCGGCAGCGGCGAGATCTGGGTCGCACCCATGGTCAACCCGGACGGCCACGAGCACAGCCGGACGCAAGCGCGACTTTGGCGCAAGAACCGCCGGCGGAATGCGGACGGCTCGTTCGGCGTCGACCCGAACCGCAACTACGGCTACATGTGGGGCACGCTCGACATCCCGACCTCCAGCCACGTGCCGAGCGACGAAACCTATGTCGGCCCGCGCGCCTTCTCCGAGCCGGAGACGCAGGCGGTCCGCGACCTCGTCGGCTGCGAGCGCTTCGCGGGCGTGATCACCTACCACAGCTATTCGCAGCTCATCCTCTGGCCCTGGGGCTATACGGACAAGCCCATCCCCGACCTGCAGCATCGCGAGCAGATGGTGGTGACGGCCGGCGAGATGCACGAACTGATCAAGGAAGTGCACGGCAAGGTCTACGTCCCGCAGCCGTCTTCCGAGCTCTACCCGACCGCGGGCGACACGACGGACTGGACCTATGGGACCTACGGCATCCCGTCCTTCACGATCGAGCTCAGGCCTCGCACCTTCGAGGAGGGCGGTTTTGTCTTGCCCGCCGACCAGATCATGCCGACCTGGGAGGAGAACCGCCCGGCGGCGTTCAGGTTTATCGAACAACTGCTGGCAGCGCCTGTGGGATAG